The genome window aaagaaagaaagaaagaaagaaagaaagaaagaaagaaagaaagaaagaagagaaaccaACAGGTAGGATATTGCTTCTCCTACAGCaaagtgtaaatactgtaaaattaccatttacagtattagagTGACTTTATGCCTGGACATTCAGTCCAGAGTTGTAGAGGACAGCCTTGTCTTTGGGAACATTGCAGCAATCAGCATAGCATCCATTTCTCGGACTCTTGCTAAACACAGAGTCCGAATGAAACAACTATTATACTACAAAGTTCCTTTCAAAAGGAACAGTGAGCGCATCAAAGAACTCCGTCACCAATACGTCCAGGTAAGGTTACGCAGTGCAGTCATTACTGTACTATACatatgtgttagtgttttgaataatcaaaaataaataaaaatttgattttgaaacatgtttgcagtgttttgttagacatagtgtgttgtgttagtgtattattgtattttgaaaattagttgtggagtttagtttacaatgtgtgaatttgagcatgaaattaaccGTTTTGCCAATTCTGTGTTTTAGGTGTGTTGGTGCGTTtagagtttaggaaacttgttaaatgtattgaaaaatctgtcatagcgaTTCTAAAAAACTGTCTAATAGCAGGCACAACTGATTGCTTTCTGCAGATACCACTGTGCTGATGTGCAATGATTCACTCAGTCTCAGCTTCTGttgtcctttttcctccagGGTTGACTTTAGAATGAGGTTCAACTCTTCTTTCTCCACTTGCAACTTGATTTTTTCTCGCAATGTGTTCTTAAACCGCGGGCTCAACTGTGTTTTTTCGGCAGACAACAAAGTAAAGTTGTACTGTGTTGCATTTATGAGCAGCTTTAGTTTTCAAGTTTTGATAGGTGTTCAGAAGTTGCTTCAGCTCTTTGTTCGCAACTTGCAACTGAGTTCTTTCGTGCAATATTTTGTTCAAGAGCCGATTCAGTTGTCCGTTCTCCACCAGGTTCAGCTGTTTATTCTCCACTTCCAGCAGTTTTTTTCTTGCAACGTGTTCTTCAACAGCAGGCTCAGCTGTTTATTTTCAGCAGACAAAGTGAAGTTGTACCGTGTTGCATTTATGAGCAGCTTCACTGGAGTTGAGTGGAGTTCAGAAGGAGCTTCAGAtgattgttttctgtttgcAACTTGGTGTTCTTTACCATATGCTGTAAATCTGCTATCAGACGTTGCTGCTTATTTATCTGAGCAAAGAGGATGCTGGTcactccaaaaaaaacaacatcaaaatcCCAATCAAAACAACTTGCCATCTGGATTGCAGTCTCTTCAAGCAGCCGTTTTTTGTCTCTCCTCTGCCTGTTTCATCTTCAACTTCTGTCGCATTTTTTCCTAGTTCCTCATCAGAGTGTTCACCTCCAAAATTAAGAGCAAAAAAGGGGATCAAGAGATGCTACTTTGAACAGAATCCACATTTTCATCCTTATAAGATTCTTATAATCTGCTAGTCCCAGCAGCCACCAGGCAAGCCATTTATGACACCATTTCTCACCTGCAGAACTAATGTGACATGAATATAAGGGAGGACGTTTGGCCAATATATTGGTTCATAAGTCACCTTTCACCTTTCATGGTCTCTGACAAAATCCACGTATGTTGATGTGTAAAATAATTTAGGATtttttatagaaactacattcTAATCTCCTAAAATGTTTGCATATTGTATTTGCATTGGACTGGTTTTTATTGTCAAATCTCtgaaaacttggaaaaaaataaatgtgtaacacctttcctttccttcccctccctctcaTATTGCAGCTCAATAGTATCACCCAAACATTCCCACTTTGTTGAAtccaaaaataaatatcaaCTGTTTAAACCGCTAACCAACTGGGTTCATTGTGGCTATTGGCCATATCCAGACACATTTTCCGTACAACACCGGCATACTCGTATTAAAACAGATATTTTGATAGAACATTAGCCAAAAAAGTGTCCGAGCCTGAACCCAATTTGTTTACGTTAACAGACCAAAACCTGAACATTACCTCACTAAGATGTCCTCCATGGAAATCAGCCCACTCCCCTCACCCCTGCCTTTTAATTGTCATAGCAACCTTATCTGCTGAACTTGAAATGaaattacaaaattattttttcttgctAACCTTTTGCTAGGcctactgtgtttttttatttacttaagtCGTGGTTAGTAAGCATTTGTTGCAAAATAAGAAAGGCTAGCATTGACAGCTGGCCACAGCAAAACCCACAACAGTGTTGTTAAGGCTTTAGTAAGCTCATTTAAAGATAGCCtagttatatttgtattgtaaaACTAtggaaggaaataaaaaaaatagcatggCTTTCTTAACAGTCTCATGTAACTActgaaacaaactaaaaaattagGGCATTCAGACGATGCATGGTTCCCTTTGACCCATAAAAGGTTGCCCCATCCAATTCATACTTTGCACGTGACGTCACAACTACTAGCTGGCGGGCAAGAACATCAGTCTCCTAGCAACGAAATCTGGTAAAATAATCATCCTGCCAGGACGTCGCAGTTTTACTTTACGAAAGTTGGTGTTTTAAGGTGAAAAAGACACGAAGCCAGATAATTGTGCGATTGGATGTACTAACCGTAAACGTAACTAACAGACTCAGACACGCACtgtacagacacaaagacacacacagagacacacgccgcacgcacacaaacacacacacacacacacacggcaggcCCAGTAGGAGGAGAACACAGTTAAGTTTCTTAGCAgtgagttagaagaaataataaatagcataatttttcttttagcaaacattgaaaacgggTCCCACAGTCccgaacaccacacaagggAAGGGTTAAGGTGGGAAAGGTCGGTTCCTCTCGTCAgtccacaaacatacaaaaatgcATCGCAACTTTTAtctcaattttgttttttacaaaagctcccgaaaaatcagacattttgggcgcaacaatctaaaaaaagcAGCGAAATCCTGGAGGAACTGGTTGAAACGAGACAGATAAGAACAGGCATGGCAACCATGGTTACAGATAGGTGATTGTAACGCTGGCTGCACAGATTACAGTACGAAAGaaacgcgcgcgcgcgcgcattAAAATCACACGCTGGACTTTCTACATGGGTTTAGTTAATAATCGAGATATCATTTATATAACAAGATTTTAGCGCATAGGGTGCAGCGCTACGATTCAGATGACTTTCACACGACGGAACTGATTAGCAAACGTTAATTAACGTCCGACgtacgtgtgtatttacagtacatacatacacacatagagtaTGGGTGTTGTTTAAAGGTTAGGGAATaagcttttcttaacgttctgggacgttccctgaaggtttgttttggttgtagtttggttgtctgctggtttattggaaggttttcttaacgttctgggaacgttcgttttggttacagcgaacgttcccctaacgttaagagaccgtccgtaacgttcgctgagggttgcaacgctaagggaacgttcccctaacgttcgctaaaggttgcaacgttaagggaacgttccctaacgttcgctaaaggttgcaacgttttcggaacgtcgcctaacgttctctaaaggttgtaacttttagagaacgttccgagaacgttcgcgataaccaaaaacgaacgttcccggaacgttaagaaaaccttccaattaaccagcagacaaccaactacaaccaaaacaaaccttcagggaacgttccacaaccaaaacgaacgttcccagaacgttctgggaaccaaaaattgttagctgggacaaacgctagctagctaacactcACCTTTGCTTTGATTATGAAgatattcctgtttttcacctccCATGCGACAGCGTTGTTAATCACCACCATCCACTCTTGAAAAAAAGATAGCTATCCGTACTTTTGTAGGCTTTCATTTTTTGTGCGGTTTACGGTGACGGATTCTCCATAGATGTAAATATCTCCAAAGTCTGGTAGAGACTTTGCCATCTTCAAACCAATGAAAACATCAACGGGTGCTGTGTACGGATCACAAGTTCCGAGAATGTTAATCTTTTCACAATGTCTAATTTTAACATTTGGTGACATATGGTCTAATTAGTTAATTGATTGTAGTATTGGAAATCTGCAGTGCTGCAATTCCCGTGGCTGTCCACTGTTCGTCGCCATTTTCTCTGCGTTTCTTGCCCGCCAGGTAGCCATggtggtcacgtgactgcaaagAATGAATTGCTGAAAAATGCGATTCTTACAGAAATCTACAAATGTCAAACGTCTTTGATACCAAATCACAGCATGGTGTTCCTCAAGGTCTAGGTGTCTTAATTTGGTATTTTGGAGGgattaaagacttttttttttaattaatgctcGTGTGGTAGGCCTACAAAATGCTTAAATGTGCaccaaataacaaataataacaaatggTATAAGACATAGACTAGGAGCATGAGAATGGTCATCATATCATGATGTATTAAGCTCTTATAAAcgttaaaaaattgttttaattagttAATCAATTTTTGAATTCATTTCTAATTTATGACTAGAAAACACAGTTTGAGCTGCATGTTAAATTAATCTTCAGGATCCCACCTTTTTAAATGCTGTATACAACTTACATGTGGAATCTATGGACCTGCTATCCCCCAATAAACATCCCCTGTCCCCACCCATATCCCTCTAGAAAAAGGGGACAGAATGCTAAGgggttaaaaataaacaactgaGGAGCCTTCTCAGTTCTTTTGGTTTTTGCTTCTGTTGCTCAGAAACTGGcaacacttaaaataaatgaaGGCTTGATTTTGGGAATACTAACTGatgttctctttttttagaAGTCTGGATGAATAACAATTTGTAGTTGTTTAAGGTAaggatttattttcaaatattttatcaaagtatgtttttttaatagctGCATATCTGTATGGGTATCTTGAGTGAAAGACAGACAGCATATCTAGGGCGAGAGGCAAGTGttaaacatgaaaaagaaaacatggagGTACACGGTGATTTATGTACTTTTATAAAGAGTGTGTAGAGCAGCTTTACAATTCAATTGTAATTATGTCAAattataacagaagttatctcagaaCTCTTCATATAAATAAGGTCTAGAGACCACActttaatttacagagacccaacattACCCCATTAGCAAGCACTTGGTTCATAATAGTTTAGTATTGAGACACAAACCCATTATGCACTTGGTCTAAACTGCACTTTATTGTTATCTGATACATATACACGTCTGGAAAGCACTATAGGACAAAGTGGTGTTCTGTAATGACAATACTGTAGGATTTTAAGACTTCATTGTGATATAACATGGCTGActtctgtttctttctgttttggAGAGTGGTGAAAAGGTTGAAGCCATTACTCAAGCACTCTAGGGTACGCAGTGGTGAGAGCTGAGATTTATCAGGCCCCATGTTGTTCTTTGGCCTTCAAAGCTGTGGATGATATAGGTATTgcattattttcatttccaaacaTTATACACCTCAACAATATCAATCACTTAATCTAGATGTTTGATGCCAATGAACAAAATGCTAGAAGGGGATGGAAATCACTGATCTAGAcaagttattaaaaaataagacaTCCCAAGTACTTTGTACATTGTGTATTTCACATCAGTCAAAACTAGACATATAGATGTTTTACCAACAAACAATGTCAGTACTAAGAGTTCCAGATCCACTGACTATTCAGGTTTAACTACAGAAATGCAGTTTCAACTTGTTATCACTCACTATGAAGCTTTAAAATTGCCTTTACAATTACtcataagaaataaaaaagttaatgaGTTCTGGAAACAATCTTTGCTCTTGTTGGTCTTATCTGgattattttcatcatcatGACATCTTATCTTACACAATGTGCGGCACAGTGTACCTAAGCTTGAAAACAGGCATCACCAGTCTGGTCTTGCTCTGTAGTCATTTACTGGCAGATGGAGGAAATGACTCATGTTCCTAAGTCAGTGTGAACAATAACAGGGAGTTGTATTCTCAATAATACATCCAATCCACAAAATGTGTTATGAAACTGTTACACCCCACACCTTCTACTTAACTGTACAATagaatgagaaaaacaaaatgagatttAATGCAGACCTCATCAGATCAAGATCTTACAGTGTCTGGACAAAAAACCTTAACAAGCCTATGAAAAGCTGCTCTGACAAAAGGGGaattagtttgacattttgtcctAATGGTTCTACAAGAAAGGGCAGGTGTTCATAGACACATAAAGATTCATCCTGTGGGGCCCATGAATATCCACTGCAAATGCTATGGAAATATTGCCATTACAGTAGCTTTTGAAATGTCAAGTAGTCATAAAAACCATTAGGAATCCTCTGAGGACCAGAGGTTCATGTAAATGtggccattaagtttactctttgcatccacacacacaagtggGCAGAAACAGAAAGGATGAATGGGAAATCAGCCTGTTAGTTAAACTCAATACATGGTTTAATCATGTACGCATGCCACCATAGGTTCACAATGATACTCCAAGCAGGCTCATCAAAAGCCATTGTGCATCTGGGTGGCAGACTGCAGTTGGTTTGATTCCTGTGTCAACAGCCATTGATTCCCCTCCTGTGGCATCCTTGAGTAAAAAGACGGAATCCCTAGCAGCTCCTCAATGCCCTGAAGTCAACCATGTAGAGGAAACAAAtgaggggatcaataaagtttccCTGGTGATTTTAAAATCCAGTCGGTCTTTGTCAACTGTGATGAAGGTCACTTTTCCATGGAAAACAATCTCCaccaggaaaagaaaactgAATAGATGAAAAGGCacgataaaaaaagaaaattcacaGTGAGTGAAAATAAGGACATGAAAGTCAAAATCATTAAACGTTACAATTTGACACATTATGTCATAACTGTTGACTAAAAAGTAGCTGAGCTATTTTATTTGcacattatataaaaaaggcTTTACCATGTGGTTATTCCATATGACTATTCCTTTAATGAATTACCAGTAAACATGTTTTCGTGGTATGGTTATTAAGATATAAAATTACCTATATAGGGATAGAAGATTTTgaccatatcgcccagccctacttcaTGCATACTTTTTCATCTAAATTTTCTTTACCTGGCGAAAATGGTCCTTCGATTGTTTCCGTCATGGTTTCCGTCAGCCGAAATCCCAAGACCAGAGTGCCTGACACTAGAGTGCCTGACACAATCACACAAGTCAAAGGTGGATACcgtcaaaaaaaaatgtataccgTTCACAGATTTATGTAGGCGGTGCAAGCACATCTCCAAATAAAATGCTAGAGAATAACCCCTCTGGATAAAATACCAGACATGCTGTTGATGAGAGCACATTGTGAAACGTTCATGAGTTTTCCGTAGTTGACGTCGGCAGGGTGGGATGATGACGTTTGGGAAGGCCCTGTACAAAAAGCAGCTTCCGCGTGACGTAGTTGAACAGTCAGCATTCTTTCTTCGCTGTAGCTACCACCGTCTGAACCGTCGTGTTGCAACATTGCCGAACCTTTTAGGTTAATACACGATTTTTCTAATCTCAATTTTCtattctgtctttatttttcttctcttggAGGACAagacaaaaatcacactgaCGTTCCTTTTGTGAAGGTAAGATAATTTTGCGTCGTTGTAGCCTGGCTAACGTGAAGccagctaagctaaccaacCGGTCTGTTAGGAAGTTCGTCTTGAGTCGATTATTTAGCGTTATATCATATTCATAGCGGTAAAATATTAGTGTAGGTTTTCACTTGAGCGTTAGCTAACTTCGTTGACGTAAAGAAGTTGAGATGAACCGATTTTGCGTTTCAGAAAAACGACGGCTTTTCAATAGTTGTTTATAGCAGCTTATCTGTTAGCTTCCCGGCGGCCTGCTGTTGAACAAAACCCTCAAGATGTCGCTGTATGTGGACATCCGGTGTCTGAACAAAGACCTCAGAACATCAGCTGATGGGGGTTTCTTCGTGGTCTACATTCTAGTCCTTTTTATATCTGATTCCATGCCGATTTCGTTGGATTATAGAAAATgcgtatttcatttttttgaaacCCTGTGTTTTAGCCTTTTTTGGGCACATCTTTTAATATGGGAAAATGGCATTATTAACCACGTACTTACATAGAGTACATAGAgagttgcatttttatttaattccgaaataacaaaaatgaatcTATCATAAATTAATGGACGTGGATAATTCAAGCACATGCAATcctggttccccccccccccggcagcGTTTCTGTGATCAGGTCAGGTTTACGTTACCGTTAGTCAGATAAGGTAACGTTACGCGTAGGTCAATCTTATTAGTTATGTATTACTGATTCGCAGAAGACGAGATGTTGGGGGGTTGGTTTAAGGTTATGTGAAGCGCAAAGCTATTGGGGACATGGTGTGCTAAGCTAGCACGGAGCACCGTTTCATCTAACGTTACTCAACAATTTGGAAATCCGTTACGCAGTAAATAAATAGAAGATATACTAGCTATGTTAGAAAATACTAACCGCTTGATTGTAGCGTTTAAGTGCTTGACAACCCTTAAACGTgtcttttgtttgcattttacaCATTATTTGTCAGTAATGTGTTACTTTATATCTGTCTTTGCTTCCAGGTCGCTCTTTCCTTCCCACTCCCGGAACATTATTCTTTTCAGATATACTTTGTCAAGCCGCCAAAGTGGAGAGTGTCGTTGCACAAGGGGGTCCTTCTCGTTTCAGGTATTAAACATGACCCAATTACACTGGTCTTTTAATACTGGTAAACCTCTATAACAGCTCAAATAAGGGCTTAGATGTTaagttaaaacttttttttcctttttttttgtatcacaGTGTagggggaggaggtgggggtgCACCTCAGCACTATCCCAAGACTGTCGGCAACAGGTGATTTTTACCTAAGTTTCCTTTCACATAGAACACTCAGTCATTACTTTTTGTTACATGTCCATAACCATCTCCACTGGACTTAATTTGCACGCCCAAGTGTAACACATCTGGAGGAAATAGGTGTCCCTCATAAAGGGCTTCTTTAGTCTCTGAATATATTGTTAATATAGCTCTACGCTATCCCTGGTGGTTTCCAGTTATTAGGATAAAATTTATGTTCTTTGGTTTTACTTTCTTATGCATTGGCAGTGGTTTAGGTGGATTCAGTGTTATTGTTAATATTTTGACACACATGGGCAGCATGTAAGCTACAGGGAAGTTTTTTATTGTAACTGATTTTTCTCAAACTTAATTGTATTACCAAGACATGTCGTGTCACATTGGCTGTTGTGCATCTTAAGATGGAAACCTATTTGGACATCCACCATGGATCAGTCCTAGATACCTGTGATATAAGGTCACATGTTGCTGATAAATATTTCTgtattaattttgttttgtgtccaTTACAGCGAGTTCCTGGGGAAAACCCCAGGTTCTAGCGTTCAGAGATGGGTACCTTCTCGAAGCACTAGACGAGATGCCAGCTCCTCCAACGAGAAAGGGCAAAATGATGCAATCTTCAGGAAAGTGAGAGGGTAAGTATCCACATTAAATACagcaattaaaaaacaagacaattctTTTGTCAGATTTAAAAGGGCGGCCCTTTTTGCCCATTGGAAATTTTTGTGCTTTATTTTATTGGGTTGGggattccatttttttttctttttttttctccttcctttttTCCCGCTACTTAAAAATTGACACCTGAGAAGTTTGGGCAAAATAGGGTGGAGCTCCCAATGGGGGTTTGATTAAAACTTGTTTAAAAGGAAAAACCCTTGTTTGGGAATGTTcttttaaaacttaaatttaTTTATAGCCCTGGTTTCCCTTTTCTTTCCCCAAAATGGGGGGCTGGGCATGAAGGGTTTAtcctttttttacaaaaacgttggaaaaaattatatattttttacgcatggggggtggggggtttttGTGCCcggttttgccttttttaaaaatccccCGGTGATTTCAAAAAACCCTTCCGGGATTTAATGCATCTTTTAAAAAACCCTGCAACATGCCACACTTTAAAGGGTTTGGGCAAAACTGTGTGCAAAAATAATTGGTTTAGGGCGCAAAACAAAGTGctgaattttctttttaatccgTTTGAGCAGCCATCTTGGATTTTGAGGTCCGGTTTTGGGGAGGCTCTAAAATTTTGGATCACTAACTAAAAAAAACCCTTTGGGGGGTTCCCTGAAAATTTTTTATGGAGCTCTGAAACTTTTCCCCGTTGAAAATTTAAAGGggccttttaatgtttttaaatgggcACTtcattttttggtattttttgcgCTTTAGATGTTGACAAAACCTAAAAGCCCCAAATTGCCAGTTATAACCCCAACTATGTCGCCCTTTTGGGAGAGGATGCACCAAACTTTGAAGACCCGGCAGAAATTCAAGCAACACAAAAGCAGAATACTGTAAGTTATTTTATCAAAATTTGTACAGTAATATGGTTACTGCTCTGATATTTTGAGTCTGGAATTCATACAAATTGTTTTTACAGACCTTCAGAAGGCTTCTGATTTCCAAGCTTCAAGATGAGTTTGAGAACCGCGCCAGCAATGTTGAAAGTAAGTGCATTTTTAAATGGCATTGGTTACAAAATACATTTGGTCATGTCTTGCATGAAATGTTCCTTATTTTCTACAACTTTCTTTTCTGTAGTCTTTGACAAAGATGACACCCCACTCACctctgaggaggaggagcagcgtGGTATTGCAAAGCTCAAGATGCTGGGCAACATCAAATTCATCGGGGAACTTGGCAAACTCAACCTCATCCATGAATCTATCCTCCATAAGTGCATCAAAACAGTTGAGTTCTGTTGAATAATGTTTACATGGTTTGGTGGAATGATAAACCATATTCCTGGCAGTTAGatactaggggtggggggaaataATCAAACGCCAAGTATCCTATCTTCTATtatgtgtgttggtcagtttgtctgacaatcccattttgcagcaataaagtttaataagtttccttttggggacattatTTGAAGTTGGGTAAAATTTAGAAGTTGGGGagaggttataaattgcaatatgtttgTCTCAGTATCGTGGTGAAATCTACCGTAATAAATTATAGTAATGTGTAttaaatgtttctttctttctttttaagcttttggaaaagaagaagagagtcCAACTTAAGGATATGGGTGAAGATTTGGAATGCCTCTGTCAGATAATGAGAACAGTGGGACCTAAACTTGATCATGAAAAGGCTAGGGTGAGTATGCAGAAAACAACCAAATAAGTATTTTTCTTAAAAGTGTGTTTGTTCCATTTAATAACAAATACTCTCCTATCAGTCTCTGATGGATCAGTATTTTAGCCGCATGCGGGCCTTAACGAACAACAAGGAACTGCCATCTAGGATCCGTTTCCTGCTGCAGAACACAGTGGAGCAGCGAGACAACAACTGGGCCGCTCGCAAGGCGTATACTGACAACGGCCCTAAGACGATCAATCAAGTTCGTCAAGATGCAGTAAAGGTTAGTCTTCCCGGTCCACTTTGGGATGAATTGTCTGTTTATCATGGACTGTAAGAAAGATTGCTGTACCAGTCTAGTCCATAGTGTGTTGTATCCTTGGATTCTTACTGGATTCTAACTGCTTTGCAGGATTTGGGTGTTTTCATTCCACCTTCGAGTGATGGAATGAGGAATGAATTCTTCATGGAAAACTCCTCCTTCCTGCCAACAAGGATCAAGTTTGACCGGGAAACTCTTGGTGGACTGGCTGATATGTTTGGACAAATGCCTGGTATGTCACAGCTTTTATTCCCTATAGTGATAAAAGAGTTACACTATCCAATAATGAGGAGtgatcatttctttctttttttaaatattcgtTGTCTTGTTTTGGGTAGGAAGTGGCATTGGTACAGGTCCAGGAGTCATACAGGATCACTATTCCCCTACCATGGGACGCCATCGCACAAACCCGCTTTACAATGGCCACATTGGAAACAGCAACGGTTCCCACCAGCCTCAGTTTGATGCGGGAAGCAAACCATATATAAAACCAAACCAGGTACATGCAGTTTATTTAAAGTGTAATTTTACACTATTTGTAATGGTCAATCAGGGAGTCGTCATTTCTAACTATAAATctgaattttattgttttagggGCAGAGTTCACCTGTTTTTAACCACAAAGCGAATCACCCAGTGCAGTTGCAGTCTAAGGATATGGCTCCACGATTTGGCAAGAAGGGGAAGGTCAATGCTGATGAGGTACAACAGCGTACACTGCTAAACTAATTGTTTTGGATTATTTGAAGTTTATATGTTGGaatttagtctttttaaatagCTCCTGTTTTAGTTGCATTATATTATAGAAGTGTAGAATAATATTTGTAATTGTTATAAACTCTCTTCACCCCTCTAGATCAGCCTGAGGCCGGCACAGTCCTTCATCTTgagtaaaaaacaaatcccaaagCTGCAACCACAGATGACTATGTATCCTTTAACCGCTCAAGGTGCCCCACTCGGACAGgtattgtcatttttacataaaaatattgAACTGATATGGTAATTACAGGTTCCAGAGAATGTATATTAATTTGGCGTTCTATATTTAGGCTCCACAGCTTGGCTTGAAAATCAATCCTCCTCCTATTCAGGAAAAACCTGCAAAGTCAACCAAAAAAGCTCCTCCTACAAAGGAAGAGTTGCGCAAAATGACAGTAAGTTTATCTCACTGTGTGCGTTCTtcatgtcagtgtgtgtatatactgtgtcTAACATAGTATATCATTTGACCGTACTTTTTCTTGTTAGGAAACCTTGGTGGCAGATTACCTGAACAGCAAGAACGTCGACGAGGCGCTGAATGCTGTGAGGGAGATGAAAGCTCCAAAACACTTTTTGTCCGAGATGCTCAACAAGATCGTGGTCCTTTCACTTGACCGCTCAGATGAGGATAAGGAACATGCGAGCACCCTGGTTCATGCTCTGTGCACCGAGGGCCTTGCCACTGGTGAAAATCTAATGCAGGTCAGTTCTTTCAATTATTCACAATACTCTTGTTTTTACTATAGGAATAAATATCAGTCAATCAGAAAGCAGTTTGCCACACTAGTGGAACTACGTGGAGTTGGCCTTGGTGATTGGGTGCATACACACAAGCAACTATATACAAAAAATTAAAGCTTTTACTCTGCACTAACCATTATAAccgttgtttttatttgacaggccattttgagtgttctGGACCAGTGTCCCAAGATTGAGGAAGAAGTGCCGCTGGTTAAGTCCTACTTGGCACAGTTTGCAGCACGCGCGATCATCACCGACCTGGTCAGCATCGCCGATTTGGCCCATCAGCTGGAGAATGGTGCACATTTCCCACTGTTCTTGCTCTGCCTGCAGCAGATGGTCAAACTGAAGGACCGTGAGTGGCTGACCGACCTGTTTCAGCAGAGCAAGGTCAACATGCAGAAGATGCTGCCTGGTATGTCCAAACTCACTCTGACCATATGTTCATACCCGATGTCATTAGTTCTCTCAGTTCTGCCTTTTGCTTCTACTGACAGATAcgtgttggtgttttttttttttttatat of Etheostoma spectabile isolate EspeVRDwgs_2016 chromosome 1, UIUC_Espe_1.0, whole genome shotgun sequence contains these proteins:
- the LOC116673026 gene encoding eukaryotic translation initiation factor 4 gamma 2, whose translation is MLGNIKFIGELGKLNLIHESILHKCIKTLLEKKKRVQLKDMGEDLECLCQIMRTVGPKLDHEKARSLMDQYFSRMRALTNNKELPSRIRFLLQNTVEQRDNNWAARKAYTDNGPKTINQVRQDAVKDLGVFIPPSSDGMRNEFFMENSSFLPTRIKFDRETLGGLADMFGQMPGSGIGTGPGVIQDHYSPTMGRHRTNPLYNGHIGNSNGSHQPQFDAGSKPYIKPNQGQSSPVFNHKANHPVQLQSKDMAPRFGKKGKVNADEISLRPAQSFILSKKQIPKLQPQMTMYPLTAQGAPLGQAPQLGLKINPPPIQEKPAKSTKKAPPTKEELRKMTETLVADYLNSKNVDEALNAVREMKAPKHFLSEMLNKIVVLSLDRSDEDKEHASTLVHALCTEGLATGENLMQAILSVLDQCPKIEEEVPLVKSYLAQFAARAIITDLVSIADLAHQLENGAHFPLFLLCLQQMVKLKDREWLTDLFQQSKVNMQKMLPEIDQNKDRMLEILDGKGLSFLFPLMKLEKELLKQIKVDPSPQSIYKWIKDNISPKLHTDKGFVNILMTSFLQYIAYEINPDDDEEQLSSPSKEQLDEEKQQLLSFKPVMQKFLHDHVDLQVGALYALQVHCNTKGFPKGMLLRYFVNFYDMEIIEEEAFLSWKEDVTQEYPGKGKALFQVNQWLTWLETAEEEESEDDEY